A window of the Planococcus citri chromosome 4, ihPlaCitr1.1, whole genome shotgun sequence genome harbors these coding sequences:
- the LOC135845794 gene encoding uncharacterized protein LOC135845794, with amino-acid sequence MELKTTILFLISSIPFGYFELVTETTNDFIDLVKQPYYVDKSYLVLEFLHHRNEQNFITYPRQFGKTVNIKMLKTFFQAEVNSSGHIKPYNQTNAYEIFKSSKLFQNHPDVIRDHMAQYPVLFFDFKLNITKEITRQQVVRILNERISQSFSEYEWMRNVELDDVSECSTVPELVNLIDGNLNEHELKYSILSFSIMLQKYFKRQVIVLVDDYDYAFLNAVYDFDHIYDRSHGIHRYYDLINVMLGLAFHDDKKHIDFALLTGVGGKIFTENDPFNTLEYCHFLDDSHFFTPYFGFNKEELDDLLHRYNCTKQDRSSISKYYKGYYTNTRHTLMYNPYSIIRYLQSKKKSDRPGVMSGYWVEEEKSKFIPLVLQVPEFRQVLKAIVEGHDSIDMSDDKPNKKAIFETFYNNILVWGVPVEKSDLEDLFRFLFDLGYLSFKGKEPKLCIPNNEIGDFLKSKLNDDSKKTADESESE; translated from the coding sequence ATGGAACTCAAGACCACCATCTTGTTCCTCATCTCAAGCATCCCTTTCGGATACTTCGAGCTCGTCACTGAAACCACCAACGACTTCATCGATCTCGTAAAACAACCTTACTACGTAGACAAATCATACCTCGTGTTGGAATTCCTACACCATCGAAACGAACAAAACTTCATCACGTATCCTCGTCAATTCGGTAAAACCGTCAatataaaaatgctaaaaacatTCTTTCAAGCCGAGGTCAACTCCTCCGGACACATAAAACCATACAACCAAACCAACGCTTACGAGATCTTCAAATCCTCAAAACTATTTCAAAATCACCCCGACGTGATTCGAGATCACATGGCTCAATATCCCGTACtctttttcgatttcaaactcAACATCACTAAAGAAATCACACGTCAGCAAGTGGTTAGAATATTGAACGAAAGAATCAGCCAGTcattttccgaatacgaatGGATGAGGAATGTCGAATTAGACGATGTCTCCGAATGCAGCACTGTTCCCGAATTAGTAAATTTAATCGATGGTAATCTAAACGAGCACGAGTTGAAATACTCCATTCTGTCGTTTTCCATCATGTTACAAAAGTATTTCAAAAGACAGGTCATCGTTCTGGTCGACGATTACGATTACGCTTTTCTAAACGCTGTTTACGATTTTGATCATATCTACGATAGAAGTCACGGTATTCATCGATACTACGATTTAATCAACGTGATGTTAGGATTAGCTTTTCACGACGATAAGAAACACATAGATTTCGCCCTTTTGACCGGTGTAGGAGGTAAAATATTTACCGAAAATGATCCCTTCAATACCTTAGAGTATTGTCACTTCTTAGACGATAGTCACTTTTTCACACCTTACTTTGGTTTCAATAAAGAAGAACTTGATGATCTGCTCCACCGATACAACTGCACTAAACAAGATCGCAGCTCTATAAGTAAATATTACAAAGGATACTACACCAATACACGCCATACCCTCATGTACAATCCTTACTCTATAATCAGATATCTGCAATCGAAAAAGAAATCAGACAGACCCGGAGTAATGTCGGGATACTGGGTCGAAGAAGAGAAATCTAAATTTATCCCTTTGGTTCTTCAAGTTCCCGAATTTCGTCAAGTACTGAAAGCTATTGTGGAAGGACACGACTCGATTGATATGTCTGATGATAAACCCAACAAAAAGGCCATTTTTGAGACATTCTATAATAATATTTTGGTATGGGGAGTGCCAGTGGAGAAATCTGATCTCGAAGATCTGTTCAGATTTCTGTTCGACTTGGGCTACCTTAGTTTTAAAGGCAAGGAACCCAAATTATGCATACCGAATAACGAAATTGGAGACTTTTTGAAGAGCAAACTGAACGATGATAGTAAAAAGACTGCTGACGAGTCTGAATCTGAATGA
- the LOC135845799 gene encoding putative odorant-binding protein A5: protein MINAIIFHAFYLLIWSLSHVFSVDQNLINHFSESKLVPELIPEAPTELCHVTYSEYGVVQPGSVLTDEQSFVQPSITWDADPNSLYTLYWAGIASQRLVATRSPDYEDMTYEDRIKTEYSIMVVVNIPGNNYSVGLDLWSYVPPGDPPVKKLRDRYAILIYKQQDTIVPPTKKIKYDEYEFQTFTPLIKFVKQYNLIGPVAGNMFYTQKDDNERI, encoded by the exons ATGATtaatgcaataatttttcatgctttttatCTACTCATTTGGAGCTTG agTCATGTGTTCAGTGTTGATCAAAATCTAATTAATCATTTCTCAGAATCCAAATTGGTTCCAGAATTAATTCCAGAAGCACCCACCGAACTTTGCCAT GTCACATATTCGGAGTATGGGGTCGTCCAGCCTGGATCTGTTTTAACTGACGAGCAATCATTTGTCCAACCCAGCATAACTTGGGATGCGGATCCTAATTCGTTGTACACTTTATATTGGGCTG GCATAGCAAGCCAAAGATTGGTAGCAACCAGGTCACCAGATTATGAGGATATGACTTATGAAGATCGCATAAAAACAGAATACAGCATAATGGTGGTTGTCAACATCCCAGGGAACAATTACTCTGTAGGATTAGACTTATGGAGTTATGTGCCACCAGGAGACCCTCCTGTGAAAAAAT TACGTGACAGATACGCAATTCTGATTTACAAACAACAAGATACCATCGTTCCTccgaccaaaaaaataaaatacgacgA ATatgaatttcaaacattcaCACCACTGATTAAATTTGTCAAACAGTATAACCTTATTGGTCCTGTGGCTGGGAATATGTTTTACACGCAAAAAGATGACAACGAACGAATATGA
- the LOC135845800 gene encoding OV-16 antigen-like produces the protein MSNRIFHCSLYLLTWNLHHAIAYDEYLASKFHESRFVPDVIPEPPEELLNVTFSNHGYLYPGEKLFETETSEQPNVTWNADPNSLYALYMAGITNWTMIIRPQVNPAEPNITHRICHEFHQWVTINIPGNNYSGGMELYPYIAVTPPPKPYVSDRYAILIYKQPGVLNPPLPKWTEWYFFQEFSPTVKFVKDYNLTGPVAGNMFWTTD, from the exons ATGTCGAATCGAATATTTCACTGCTCCTTATACCTTTTAACATGGAACCTG CATCATGCGATAGCTTACGATGAATATCTTGCTTCTAAATTTCACGAATCGAGATTCGTTCCTGATGTTATTCCAGAACCTCCGGAAGAGTTATTAAAT GTCACATTCTCAAACCATGGATATCTTTATCCAGGagagaaactttttgaaactgAGACCTCTGAACAGCCCAATGTGACTTGGAATGCAGATCCGAACAGTTTATATGCACTGTACATGGCAG GTATAACGAATTGGACGATGATCATTAGACCTCAAGTAAATCCAGCTGAGCCTAATATAACACATCGTATTTGTCATGAATTCCATCAATGGGTTACTATAAACATACCTGGCAATAATTACAGCGGTGGTATGGAATTATATCCTTACATAGCAGTCACTCCACCACCTAAGCCTTACG TAAGCGATCGATACGCCATTTTGATTTACAAACAACCTGGAGTTCTTAATCCTCCATTGCCTAAATGGACCGAATG gtatttttttcaagaattttcaccCACTGTGAAATTTGTCAAAGACTATAATCTGACGGGCCCGGTGGCTGGTAATATGTTTTGGACAACTGATTAA
- the LOC135845798 gene encoding uncharacterized protein LOC135845798, with the protein MIRLANSLFLIIFIAWSTLAQDADIEEEFRRARIIPHALSAAPTEWLRIIYENRTLQTGELIENEEDLLHLPKIKWKSAHLRKLYTVYMFGLTEIPWRETRYEMSEGANFGLSDGCNRTRQYHCWVQVNIPGDRVRKGEQLFPYISPDCPSHEFTDRIVVLAFGQNFLVNIPTGKMHHAKLFSECSPTSRLVNKFNLTGPIAGNFFYMKCDTQNFMLEYP; encoded by the exons ATGATAAGACTGgctaattcattatttttgatcattttcatcgca TGGTCAACTTTAGCTCAAGATGCAGACATCGAAGAGGAATTTCGTCGAGCTCGTATAATTCCTCATGCTCTATCAGCTGCTCCAACAGAATGGTTACGA ATTATTTATGAAAATCGAACCCTTCAAACAGGCGAATTAATCGAAAACGAAGAAGATCTGCTgcatttgccaaaaataaaatggaaaagcGCTCATTTACGAAAACTCTACACAGTTTACATGTTTG GTCTGACAGAAATACCTTGGAGAGAAACAAGATACGAGATGTCCGAAGGTGCGAATTTCGGTCTCTCTGATGGCTGTAATCGCACCAGACAGTATCATTGTTGGGTTCAAGTCAATATTCCAGGAGACAGGGTTCGAAAAGGAGAGCAATTGTTTCCTTACATTTCTCCGGATTGTCCATCGCACGAATTCACAGATCGAATTGTCGTACTGgcttttggacaaaatttccTCGTCAATATTCCGACTGGAAAAATGCATCACGC AAAACTGTTTTCAGAATGTTCACCTACTTCGAGACTAGTCAACAAGTTCAATTTAACTGGACCAATTGCGGGGAATTTCTTTTATATGAAATGTGATACCCAGAATTTCATGTTGGAGTATCCTTGA